In Planctomycetota bacterium, one genomic interval encodes:
- a CDS encoding DUF1588 domain-containing protein: MNPISNVPPHPRLPGAQTHRIPLLPGAVAIVFAAALAFPSPPAAAQERPEEDRESYTRTVEPFLRQHCLKCHGPEKQKGKLALHTLRPEASSEPDRETWKRVAERLSLGEMPPESEKRPDPLRTQQVIDWIKRRLSRAGVDTAEIDHKLLLPSHGNRVDHDALFSAPLAGVPATPARLWRLGPRQYAGLVSRLAGRSVTPPSPFSFNAGEGFLDYADLYRVDEPTVNQLIVNARQIVEIQCGLQRSASSVREFKALIDPQREPSESDIQQAVRKQFQMALLREPSREESARFLEFYRKTLPAAGRTIAVRDTLASILLLPEALYRHELGQGPPDRHGRVLLAPRELAYAIAFALTHTGPDAALLKAAETGKLASAEDVRREVRRLLDDDKIAKPRLLEFFEEYFEFTRAADVFKDLERGAWRPEVLINDTRLLIRDILQRDQDVLRELLTTPKSFVNYRPDPKNGAKPAFIANQNPRKDRPRAFEYWELYGLPADWTWTDRQPVELDARERAGILTQPSWLAAFATNNENHPIRRGKWIRERLLGGYIPDLPITVDAQLPDRPDQTLRQRLEVTRQEYCWQCHQKMNPLGLAFEAYDYLGRFRTTERIVDPSAPPAEPSRKGAPPKPAYREVPVDSGGRIDASGDPRLDGEVRNAVAMIRKLADSPRVRQVFVRHAFRFWLGRNETPADAASLRAADRAYVESGGSLKALLIALLSSDSFIYRKP, encoded by the coding sequence ATGAACCCGATCTCGAACGTCCCGCCGCACCCGCGGCTCCCGGGCGCTCAGACTCATCGCATCCCGCTTCTTCCGGGGGCCGTCGCGATTGTTTTCGCGGCGGCCCTGGCTTTCCCTTCCCCTCCGGCCGCCGCGCAGGAGCGCCCCGAAGAAGACCGGGAAAGCTACACCCGGACCGTCGAACCGTTCCTGCGCCAGCACTGCCTGAAGTGCCACGGACCCGAAAAACAGAAAGGGAAGCTCGCCCTCCACACGCTCCGGCCGGAGGCGTCCTCGGAGCCGGACCGGGAAACATGGAAACGCGTGGCCGAGCGGCTTTCCCTCGGCGAAATGCCGCCGGAATCCGAAAAGCGCCCCGACCCGCTGCGCACGCAGCAGGTCATCGACTGGATCAAGCGACGCCTGTCCAGGGCGGGGGTGGACACCGCGGAGATCGACCACAAGCTGCTTCTGCCCAGCCACGGCAACCGCGTGGATCACGACGCGCTCTTTTCGGCGCCCCTTGCAGGCGTCCCGGCCACCCCCGCCCGCCTCTGGCGCCTGGGGCCCCGCCAGTACGCCGGCCTGGTTTCCCGGCTGGCGGGCCGAAGCGTCACGCCCCCCTCGCCTTTCTCCTTCAACGCCGGGGAAGGGTTCCTGGACTACGCCGACCTCTACCGCGTCGACGAACCGACCGTCAACCAGCTGATCGTCAACGCCCGTCAGATCGTCGAGATTCAGTGCGGCCTTCAGCGCTCCGCCTCGTCCGTGCGCGAGTTCAAGGCGCTGATCGACCCCCAACGCGAACCTTCGGAATCCGACATCCAGCAGGCCGTCCGCAAGCAGTTCCAGATGGCTCTCCTTCGGGAGCCTTCCCGCGAGGAGTCCGCCCGGTTTCTCGAATTTTACCGGAAAACGCTTCCGGCGGCGGGCCGGACGATCGCCGTGCGCGACACCCTGGCCTCGATTCTTCTTCTGCCCGAAGCGCTTTATCGGCACGAGCTCGGGCAGGGCCCGCCCGACCGCCACGGCCGCGTTCTTCTGGCGCCCCGTGAGCTCGCCTACGCGATCGCCTTCGCCCTCACCCACACGGGACCCGACGCCGCCCTCCTCAAGGCGGCGGAAACCGGAAAGCTCGCCTCCGCGGAGGACGTCCGGCGCGAAGTCCGCCGCCTCCTCGACGACGACAAGATCGCCAAACCCCGCCTCCTGGAATTCTTCGAAGAATACTTCGAATTCACCCGGGCGGCCGACGTTTTCAAGGATCTCGAGCGCGGCGCGTGGCGTCCCGAGGTGCTCATCAACGACACGCGGCTCCTGATCCGGGATATCCTCCAGCGGGACCAGGACGTCCTCCGCGAGCTTCTGACCACGCCCAAAAGTTTCGTCAACTACCGTCCGGATCCCAAGAACGGCGCCAAACCGGCTTTCATCGCCAACCAGAATCCCCGCAAGGACCGTCCCCGCGCCTTCGAATACTGGGAGCTCTACGGACTGCCGGCGGACTGGACATGGACGGACCGGCAGCCGGTCGAGCTGGACGCCCGCGAACGCGCCGGAATCCTGACGCAGCCCAGCTGGCTGGCCGCGTTCGCCACCAACAACGAGAACCATCCCATCCGTCGCGGCAAGTGGATCCGCGAGCGACTCCTCGGGGGCTACATTCCCGATCTTCCGATTACGGTGGACGCCCAGCTTCCGGACCGGCCCGATCAGACGCTCCGCCAGCGCCTCGAGGTCACCCGCCAGGAATACTGCTGGCAGTGCCACCAGAAGATGAATCCCCTCGGCCTGGCGTTCGAGGCCTACGACTACCTGGGCCGCTTCCGGACGACGGAGCGGATCGTCGATCCCTCGGCTCCGCCGGCGGAGCCCTCCCGCAAGGGCGCTCCCCCCAAGCCCGCGTATCGGGAAGTCCCCGTCGACTCCGGCGGCCGGATCGACGCCTCCGGGGATCCGCGGCTGGACGGAGAAGTCCGCAACGCCGTCGCCATGATCCGCAAGCTCGCCGATTCTCCCCGCGTGCGACAGGTCTTCGTCCGGCACGCCTTCCGGTTCTGGCTCGGGCGCAACGAGACCCCGGCGGACGCGGCCAGCCTTCGGGCCGCGGACCGGGCGTACGTCGAAAGCGGGGGAAGCCTGAAGGCGCTTCTCATCGCGCTTCTGAGCAGCGATTCTTTCATCTATAGAAAACCCTGA
- a CDS encoding DUF1552 domain-containing protein — protein MNASTRRQFLKGVSLGAGSFVLAPVWNQILAQASGTAHRARRFVFVVEGNGLNPPQIQPVGLPRKKEAERTELVQKPLAPHALPKALEPLEPWKDRVTILQGLSGRVCGGGHSNDFGALGCYPAKGGVGTSGSARGETIDAALAKKLGGVFPLVGLGISDRREHTLIYNCSAWDQGRPLPTQCRPDLAYAQLFGSCAEGSAQQEFLSTGNMLDFLLDDLRRLERRVAGAERDKLQAHVGAYEDLRRRHSRLNEIKSTLRRHAPVVTDKFRSDVETDRLDAHFDLAAAALIGGLTPVVTIASGAGNPYFSIRFTGLGINLDKHSIGHGGSYEGKTWEELTVTIRRFHFELIARLIKKLQAVPEGNGTMLDQTLIVYLSDAAEGHHSRCWEWPFVLIGHLGGTLKAGRYVEYPYWGKKGHKTIGNLYTTFLHAVGDRRPHFGVQDPTLDGLDLNGPLPELLA, from the coding sequence ATGAACGCCTCCACCCGCCGGCAATTCCTGAAGGGCGTATCCCTCGGCGCCGGCTCGTTCGTCCTGGCCCCCGTGTGGAACCAGATCCTGGCCCAGGCCTCCGGAACCGCGCATCGGGCCCGCCGCTTCGTGTTCGTGGTCGAAGGGAACGGCCTCAACCCGCCCCAGATTCAGCCCGTGGGTCTCCCCCGCAAGAAGGAAGCGGAGCGGACCGAGCTCGTCCAGAAGCCTCTCGCCCCGCACGCGCTGCCCAAGGCCCTCGAACCCCTGGAGCCCTGGAAGGACCGCGTGACGATTCTTCAGGGGCTCTCGGGACGCGTCTGCGGCGGCGGCCACTCGAACGACTTCGGCGCCCTCGGATGCTATCCGGCCAAGGGAGGCGTCGGGACCAGCGGAAGCGCCCGCGGAGAGACGATCGACGCCGCCCTGGCCAAGAAGCTGGGCGGCGTCTTCCCGCTGGTGGGGCTCGGAATCAGCGACCGGCGGGAGCATACCCTCATCTACAACTGCTCGGCGTGGGACCAAGGACGACCTCTCCCCACCCAGTGCCGTCCGGACCTCGCGTACGCCCAGCTTTTCGGAAGCTGCGCCGAAGGAAGCGCTCAGCAGGAATTCCTCTCGACGGGAAACATGCTCGATTTCCTGCTGGACGACCTGCGGCGCCTCGAGCGGAGGGTCGCGGGCGCCGAACGGGACAAACTTCAGGCGCACGTCGGCGCGTATGAAGATCTCCGGCGCCGCCACAGCCGCCTCAACGAGATCAAAAGCACCCTGCGCCGGCATGCCCCCGTCGTCACGGACAAGTTCCGCAGCGACGTGGAAACCGACCGGCTGGACGCCCATTTCGATCTGGCCGCGGCGGCCCTCATCGGCGGCCTGACCCCCGTGGTGACGATCGCCTCCGGCGCCGGAAATCCTTACTTCAGCATCCGCTTCACCGGACTGGGCATCAACCTCGACAAGCACTCCATCGGCCACGGCGGAAGCTACGAGGGCAAGACGTGGGAGGAGTTGACGGTCACCATCCGCCGCTTCCACTTCGAACTGATCGCCCGACTGATCAAGAAGCTTCAGGCGGTTCCCGAGGGGAACGGCACGATGCTCGACCAGACGCTGATCGTCTATCTGAGCGACGCCGCCGAAGGTCATCATTCCCGGTGCTGGGAATGGCCGTTCGTGCTGATCGGCCACCTGGGGGGAACGCTCAAGGCGGGTCGATACGTCGAATATCCCTACTGGGGGAAGAAAGGGCACAAGACGATCGGCAACCTCTACACGACGTTCCTGCACGCCGTGGGGGATCGGAGGCCGCATTTCGGAGTCCAGGATCCGACGCTCGACGGCCTGGATCTGAACGGGCCGCTGCCGGAGCTCCTGGCCTGA
- a CDS encoding FecR domain-containing protein, with amino-acid sequence MNREDELTLKLLDGLLTPEEEAELEALVERDPHARRRHLALLDLEAALRGDRLRHDMVPSVLTRVSGADLEKAVMRTIAGLPAPPWRAAAPTRAPLPRRRTRIIALTAILSAAAVLLVALVLANPAPRKPAASPSTAVLLPLEGDILLDARRSPPETRLSPGQTVQVPEDGAALVSFEDGTQLELLGQSTLRMDSGPSDEVRIHLPEGVLRAEVAPRPDRLPLSVITPYAVVTVVGTSFSVITLPDRGTRIEVFHGKVEVNAAPQGPITLEAGWMAFSAPNQPVLTARSRVVEGLRPRRSAEYPGVKTLDIAPDGRSVLAASNTHLVTWTPLDRLDVVRVDPSTPRANDIQIQSQSGRMLGFIHWPQKRFVAWDAWDRKAVRSWPMLDGQAEIAAVSPRGDWLAHWQKSNGSRKLLLRSGTEEPLDLSRGSGVSVMQPSPDGSRLALARFTGVVELVDPAAGTVVATLPGSRKAIRLSFSADGRFLATSQGEYAEIWNVAERRLTARFQQPGLPILGVALTPDGGRFAASGPEGRVWLWNPHAPQDPPWVLPVKDSVQRLFFTSGGAELMLLRRAGRTRVLEAWELPP; translated from the coding sequence ATGAACCGGGAAGATGAACTGACCCTGAAACTCCTGGACGGACTTCTGACGCCCGAGGAGGAAGCCGAACTGGAAGCCCTGGTGGAACGCGACCCGCACGCCCGGCGACGGCACCTGGCGCTGTTGGACCTCGAGGCGGCCCTTCGCGGCGATCGGCTCCGCCACGACATGGTCCCATCCGTCCTCACGCGCGTCTCAGGGGCCGACCTGGAAAAGGCCGTCATGCGCACCATCGCCGGATTGCCGGCCCCTCCCTGGCGCGCCGCCGCCCCGACACGCGCGCCGTTGCCTCGGCGCCGAACGCGCATCATCGCCCTCACGGCGATCCTTTCCGCCGCCGCGGTTCTCCTCGTCGCTCTCGTCCTGGCAAACCCCGCCCCGCGGAAGCCGGCGGCATCCCCCTCCACCGCGGTCCTGCTGCCGCTCGAAGGGGACATCCTCCTGGACGCCCGCCGCAGTCCCCCGGAAACCCGCCTTTCGCCCGGTCAGACCGTCCAGGTCCCGGAAGACGGCGCCGCTCTGGTGAGCTTCGAGGACGGCACCCAGCTGGAACTTCTCGGGCAATCCACGCTCCGGATGGACTCGGGGCCTTCCGACGAGGTCCGCATCCATCTGCCCGAAGGCGTTCTGCGCGCGGAGGTCGCCCCCCGCCCGGACCGCCTCCCCCTGTCGGTCATCACCCCTTACGCCGTCGTCACCGTGGTCGGAACCTCGTTCAGCGTCATTACCCTTCCCGACCGCGGCACGCGCATCGAGGTCTTCCACGGAAAGGTCGAGGTCAACGCCGCCCCGCAGGGACCCATCACGCTCGAAGCGGGCTGGATGGCCTTCTCGGCCCCGAACCAGCCCGTTCTGACCGCCCGCAGCCGGGTCGTGGAGGGTCTCCGCCCCCGCCGGTCCGCCGAATACCCGGGCGTGAAAACCCTGGACATCGCTCCCGACGGAAGGTCCGTCCTCGCCGCCAGCAACACCCACCTCGTCACCTGGACCCCGCTGGACCGTCTGGACGTCGTCCGCGTCGACCCGTCCACGCCGCGCGCCAACGACATCCAGATCCAATCCCAATCCGGACGGATGCTCGGCTTCATTCACTGGCCCCAGAAACGCTTCGTCGCCTGGGACGCCTGGGATCGGAAAGCTGTCCGGTCGTGGCCGATGCTCGATGGACAAGCCGAAATCGCCGCGGTCTCCCCGCGCGGCGACTGGCTCGCGCACTGGCAGAAGAGCAACGGCTCGCGGAAGCTGCTCCTGCGATCCGGAACCGAGGAGCCCCTCGACCTCTCCCGGGGCTCAGGGGTCAGCGTCATGCAGCCCTCCCCCGACGGTTCCCGGCTGGCCCTGGCGCGGTTCACGGGGGTGGTGGAACTCGTCGATCCCGCCGCCGGAACCGTCGTGGCGACACTCCCCGGCTCGCGCAAAGCCATCCGCTTGAGCTTTTCCGCCGACGGCCGATTCCTCGCGACCAGCCAGGGGGAATACGCGGAGATCTGGAACGTCGCCGAGCGTCGCCTCACGGCCCGCTTTCAGCAGCCCGGCCTGCCGATCCTCGGAGTCGCCCTGACGCCCGACGGCGGGCGCTTCGCCGCCAGCGGGCCGGAGGGACGCGTATGGCTCTGGAACCCTCACGCCCCCCAGGATCCCCCGTGGGTTCTTCCCGTCAAAGACAGCGTCCAGCGCCTGTTCTTCACTTCGGGAGGAGCCGAGCTCATGCTCCTGCGACGCGCCGGGCGCACCCGTGTCCTCGAAGCCTGGGAGCTTCCCCCATGA
- a CDS encoding sigma-70 family RNA polymerase sigma factor, which produces MEGDAGMEEDTDSLVRRVLEGQVEAFAEIVRRYQQPVWRTVAALLQDFDKSTEIAQQVFVDAYLHLDQYRPGADFGAWIKAVARNRVRQELRRLGRETRRLSLYRDQLLRRLHERETDSHEQTYLDALETCRRHLPETSARALRLRYVEGLSFEEIASILGSTRAAVEKLLSRARLALRDCIQSKVAHA; this is translated from the coding sequence ATGGAGGGCGACGCCGGGATGGAAGAAGATACCGACAGCCTCGTCCGCCGGGTCCTCGAGGGACAGGTGGAAGCGTTCGCCGAGATCGTACGCCGCTACCAGCAACCCGTCTGGCGCACGGTGGCGGCGCTGCTTCAGGATTTCGACAAGTCCACGGAGATCGCCCAGCAGGTCTTCGTCGACGCGTACCTCCACCTGGACCAGTACCGCCCGGGCGCCGATTTCGGCGCCTGGATCAAGGCCGTGGCCCGCAACCGCGTGCGTCAGGAGCTCCGGCGCCTCGGCCGCGAAACCCGCCGCTTGAGCCTCTACCGCGACCAGCTGCTGCGCCGCCTTCATGAGCGCGAAACCGATTCCCACGAGCAGACCTACCTTGACGCCCTGGAAACCTGCCGCCGGCATCTCCCGGAAACCTCCGCCCGCGCCCTCCGGCTCCGCTACGTCGAAGGACTCTCGTTCGAGGAAATCGCGTCCATCCTCGGAAGCACCCGAGCGGCCGTCGAAAAGCTTCTTTCCCGCGCCCGCCTGGCGTTGCGGGACTGCATCCAGTCGAAGGTGGCCCACGCATGA